A genomic region of Bradyrhizobium sp. ORS 278 contains the following coding sequences:
- a CDS encoding dienelactone hydrolase family protein codes for MERRSGGAAVEAARESLSLSWAMRQRRRRFSGAIAAVLALLCLASTGTTHAQGIPKDVPARVELYPIPSLTLSDRQFLAGDEGGKPVTVVGELRVAQGSGRLPVVVLMHGSGGVGANIAAWTRTFNAMGISTFVIDGFTGRGITATSTNQAQLGRLNLIMDIYHSLDVLAKHPRVDPERIALMGFSRGGQAALYASLERFHKRWNTSGLQFAAYIPFYPDCSTTYRGDTDVAARPIRIFHGGPDDYNPVHTCKAYVERLKAAGRDVELTEYPDSPHGFDIGLLGANMLAIASKAQTVRNCRITEGDGGMLMNAETQQPFTYQDACVELDPHVGGNPATAEAARQAVTDFLRALFKLS; via the coding sequence ATGGAGCGACGCAGTGGTGGCGCGGCAGTCGAGGCTGCGCGCGAAAGTCTCAGTCTCTCATGGGCGATGCGACAACGCCGTCGGCGCTTTTCCGGCGCGATCGCGGCGGTGCTTGCGCTGCTCTGTCTGGCGTCCACCGGCACGACGCATGCGCAAGGCATTCCCAAGGATGTGCCGGCACGGGTCGAATTATATCCGATCCCCTCGCTGACCTTGTCGGACCGCCAGTTCCTCGCAGGTGACGAGGGCGGCAAGCCGGTCACCGTGGTCGGTGAGCTGCGCGTCGCGCAGGGCAGCGGCAGGCTACCGGTCGTCGTGCTGATGCACGGCTCGGGCGGCGTGGGCGCCAACATCGCGGCCTGGACGCGCACCTTCAACGCGATGGGCATCTCGACCTTCGTGATCGACGGCTTCACCGGCCGCGGCATCACCGCCACCAGCACCAATCAGGCGCAGCTCGGCCGGCTGAATCTGATCATGGACATCTATCACTCGCTCGATGTGCTGGCGAAGCATCCGCGGGTCGACCCCGAGCGGATCGCGCTGATGGGCTTTTCACGCGGCGGACAGGCGGCGCTGTATGCGAGCCTCGAGCGCTTCCACAAGCGCTGGAATACGTCGGGGCTGCAATTCGCCGCCTACATTCCATTCTATCCGGACTGCTCCACGACCTATCGCGGCGACACTGATGTCGCGGCGCGGCCGATCCGGATCTTTCACGGCGGGCCGGACGACTACAATCCGGTGCACACCTGCAAGGCCTATGTCGAGCGGCTGAAGGCGGCCGGACGCGACGTCGAGCTGACCGAATATCCGGACTCGCCGCACGGCTTCGATATCGGCCTGCTCGGCGCCAACATGCTGGCGATCGCGTCCAAGGCGCAGACCGTGCGCAACTGCCGCATCACCGAAGGCGACGGCGGCATGCTGATGAACGCGGAGACGCAGCAGCCTTTCACCTATCAGGACGCCTGCGTCGAGCTCGATCCGCATGTCGGCGGCAATCCGGCGACCGCGGAGGCGGCGCGGCAGGCGGTGACGGACTTCCTGCGCGCGCTGTTCAAGCTGTCGTGA
- a CDS encoding ABC transporter substrate-binding protein yields MKLLQTFALMATVAAATVLGASAPARAEGKTITLCWAAWDPANALVELSKDFTAKTGVNMKFEFVPWPNFADRMLNELNSKGKLCDLMIGDSQWIGGAAENGQYVKLNEFFDKEGIKISDFMPATVAGYAEWPKGSPNYWALPAMGDANGWTYRKDWFARPEIREEFKKKFGRELEVPKTQGELKDIAEFFQKRVIDGKTVYGAAIFTERGSEGITMGVTNALYPFGFKYQNPKKPYDMQGFVNSDDAVKGLEFYKALYKCCTPPGYSNGYMQEGLDAFKSGQVALQMNWFAFFPGLYKDPNVGGDKIGFFVNPAQKEKGSQIGGQGISVVAYSPNRAEALAYIKWFASLDTQKKWWALGGYSCHKGVLNDPNFKNTAPFAADFLVAMDQVVDFWAEPSYAQLLLAMQKRVHDYVVADQGTAKGALDGLIADWTKVFKEDGKL; encoded by the coding sequence ATGAAGTTGCTGCAGACATTTGCACTGATGGCGACCGTCGCCGCCGCGACAGTGCTCGGCGCATCCGCGCCGGCACGGGCCGAAGGAAAGACCATCACCTTGTGCTGGGCGGCGTGGGACCCCGCCAACGCGCTGGTCGAATTGTCCAAGGACTTCACCGCCAAGACCGGCGTCAACATGAAGTTCGAATTCGTGCCGTGGCCGAACTTCGCCGATCGCATGCTCAACGAGCTCAACTCCAAGGGCAAGCTGTGCGACTTGATGATCGGCGACTCGCAATGGATCGGCGGCGCGGCGGAGAACGGACAATACGTCAAGCTCAACGAGTTCTTCGACAAGGAAGGCATCAAGATCTCCGACTTCATGCCGGCGACAGTGGCGGGCTACGCCGAATGGCCGAAGGGCTCGCCGAACTACTGGGCCCTGCCGGCGATGGGCGACGCCAATGGCTGGACCTACCGCAAGGACTGGTTCGCGCGGCCGGAGATCCGCGAGGAGTTCAAGAAGAAGTTCGGCCGCGAGCTCGAGGTGCCGAAGACGCAAGGCGAGCTGAAGGATATTGCCGAGTTCTTCCAGAAGCGGGTGATCGACGGCAAGACGGTTTACGGCGCGGCGATCTTCACCGAGCGCGGCTCGGAAGGCATCACCATGGGCGTGACCAACGCGCTCTATCCGTTCGGCTTCAAGTACCAGAACCCGAAGAAGCCCTATGATATGCAGGGCTTCGTCAACTCGGACGACGCCGTGAAGGGGCTGGAATTCTACAAGGCCTTGTACAAGTGCTGCACGCCCCCGGGCTATTCCAACGGCTACATGCAGGAAGGCCTCGACGCGTTCAAGTCCGGCCAGGTCGCGCTGCAGATGAACTGGTTTGCGTTCTTCCCGGGCCTCTACAAGGATCCGAATGTCGGCGGCGACAAGATCGGCTTCTTCGTCAATCCCGCGCAGAAGGAGAAGGGCTCGCAGATCGGCGGGCAGGGCATCTCGGTGGTGGCCTATTCGCCGAACCGCGCCGAGGCGCTGGCCTATATCAAGTGGTTCGCCTCGCTCGACACCCAGAAGAAGTGGTGGGCACTCGGCGGATACAGCTGCCACAAGGGCGTGCTCAACGATCCCAACTTCAAGAACACCGCGCCTTTCGCCGCCGACTTCCTGGTGGCGATGGACCAGGTGGTCGATTTCTGGGCCGAACCGTCCTACGCGCAGCTACTGCTCGCGATGCAGAAGCGCGTCCACGACTACGTCGTCGCCGACCAGGGCACCGCCAAGGGCGCGCTCGATGGGCTGATCGCGGACTGGACCAAGGTGTTCAAGGAGGACGGCAAGCTCTGA
- a CDS encoding carbohydrate ABC transporter permease — translation MTGLVSAHSVVDPSPLTKRIAAAVVIAYALVTLVPLLWIFMTGFKSPSDAIAYPPKLVAEPSLEGYCNLFTTRTRQTPEYMAKLPPASSLCDRVSRERNMVIAGPSNYIPRYVNSLVIAFGSTALSVVLGTLAAYAFSRFKVPLKDDLLFFILSTRMMPPIAVAIPIYLMYRELGLSDTRLGMILLYTSVNISLAVWLLKGFMDEIPREYEEAAMVDGYTRLQAFFKVVLPQATTGIVATAIFCLIFAWNEYAFAVLLTSGTAQTAPPFIPIIIGEGGQDWPAVAAGTTLFLIPIVVFTVLLRKHLLRGITFGAVRK, via the coding sequence ATGACCGGTCTCGTCTCCGCCCATTCCGTGGTCGATCCGTCGCCGCTGACGAAGCGCATCGCGGCCGCCGTCGTGATCGCGTATGCGCTGGTCACGTTGGTGCCGTTGCTGTGGATCTTCATGACCGGCTTCAAGTCGCCGTCGGACGCGATCGCCTATCCGCCGAAGCTGGTGGCCGAGCCGAGCCTGGAAGGCTACTGCAACCTGTTCACGACGCGGACGCGGCAGACGCCGGAATACATGGCCAAGCTGCCGCCGGCTTCCAGCCTGTGCGACCGCGTCTCGCGCGAGCGCAACATGGTGATCGCGGGACCATCGAACTACATTCCGCGCTATGTCAACTCGCTGGTGATCGCGTTCGGCTCGACCGCGCTGTCGGTCGTGCTCGGCACGCTGGCGGCCTACGCGTTCTCGCGCTTCAAAGTACCGCTGAAGGACGACCTGCTGTTCTTCATCCTGTCGACCCGGATGATGCCGCCGATCGCGGTCGCGATCCCGATCTATCTGATGTATCGCGAGCTCGGCCTGTCCGATACGCGGCTCGGCATGATCCTGCTCTATACGTCCGTCAACATTTCGCTCGCGGTCTGGCTGCTCAAGGGCTTCATGGACGAGATTCCGCGGGAGTACGAAGAGGCGGCGATGGTCGACGGCTATACGCGGCTTCAGGCGTTCTTCAAGGTCGTGTTGCCGCAGGCCACCACCGGCATCGTCGCGACCGCGATCTTCTGCCTGATTTTCGCCTGGAACGAATACGCCTTCGCGGTGCTTCTGACATCAGGCACGGCGCAAACCGCGCCACCGTTCATTCCGATCATCATCGGCGAAGGCGGCCAGGACTGGCCGGCTGTAGCGGCCGGAACGACGCTGTTCCTGATCCCCATCGTCGTGTTCACCGTGCTGCTGCGAAAACATCTCCTGCGCGGCATCACCTTCGGAGCGGTGCGCAAATGA
- a CDS encoding DUF4253 domain-containing protein: protein MQRRDVLTGLLAGALGATMPWRAQAVTPEDSAREYQRQAMAQFPLKLIETTGDNALAKWQELKAAGQGAPVVLGGEDEHHSLGNLLTPFAPHGPYGPPLRPVEDILRDAASIRFPDDFIQRSKDSNEAAIRQFKEMLAAKPDMPLPVITESKDGQPRTLTRDETIAAMLGSGREPPLGDWPDTTDAMDGLSVVMDYRTGQPLTKVIIGLAPTDDWTTIPAILRWGHWNGCPKPEEHVAAFRNWRDRYGAELVAITSDVINLRVARRPQTRDEALALAREHYVYCPDNIDQGVGTFSALAAALMSSDWWYFWWD from the coding sequence ATGCAGCGGCGGGATGTGCTGACAGGGCTGCTCGCGGGCGCGCTGGGCGCGACCATGCCATGGAGGGCGCAAGCCGTGACACCGGAGGATAGCGCGCGGGAGTATCAGCGCCAGGCTATGGCGCAGTTTCCGCTCAAGCTGATCGAAACCACGGGCGACAATGCTCTGGCCAAATGGCAGGAGCTCAAGGCGGCCGGCCAGGGCGCGCCGGTGGTGCTCGGCGGCGAGGACGAGCACCACTCCCTGGGCAATCTGCTGACTCCGTTCGCGCCGCATGGACCGTACGGCCCGCCGCTCCGGCCGGTCGAGGACATCCTGCGCGACGCTGCGTCGATCAGGTTTCCCGATGATTTCATCCAGCGCAGCAAGGACAGCAACGAGGCCGCGATCAGGCAGTTCAAGGAGATGCTGGCGGCCAAGCCGGACATGCCCTTGCCCGTGATCACCGAGAGTAAGGACGGACAGCCGCGCACCCTGACACGCGACGAGACCATCGCCGCGATGCTCGGATCGGGCCGCGAGCCGCCGCTCGGCGATTGGCCCGACACGACCGATGCGATGGACGGCCTGTCGGTCGTCATGGATTATCGCACCGGACAGCCGCTCACAAAGGTCATCATCGGTCTGGCGCCGACCGACGACTGGACGACCATCCCGGCCATTTTGCGCTGGGGCCATTGGAATGGCTGCCCGAAGCCGGAAGAGCACGTCGCCGCGTTCAGGAACTGGCGCGACCGCTACGGCGCCGAGCTCGTCGCCATCACCTCGGACGTGATCAATCTGCGCGTCGCTCGGCGGCCGCAGACCCGCGACGAGGCGCTCGCGCTGGCGCGGGAGCACTATGTCTATTGTCCCGACAATATCGACCAGGGCGTCGGCACCTTCAGCGCGCTCGCCGCCGCCTTGATGAGCAGCGACTGGTGGTACTTCTGGTGGGACTGA
- a CDS encoding efflux RND transporter permease subunit, with protein MSRFFIARPIFAWVVAIFICLGGILAIPFLPVAQYPIIAPPSISISTSYPGASTENLYYSVTRLIEEELNGASGILNYESTSDTTGEVEIIAQFKPGTDIELAAVDVQNRIKRIEPRLPEAVRKQGVVILEASSAILQFVTLTSTDGSLDEIGLGDVATRYVLPELRRLPGVGRARLFATERAMRIWLDPDKLLGLGLTAQDVDAAIAAQNSQVASGILGVPPSPSTQRTQNMVLVKGQLESPEEFGNIVLRANLNGSTVKLSDVAKIEVGGLTYAFSSWLDGKPAAAVAVQLAPTGNALATAKAVKTRMAELAGFFPPGVKYEVSYDITPVIAASVKKVLMTLGEAVVLVFLVMFLFLQNIRYTLIPTIVVPIALLGTCAVLLSLGFSINVLTMFGMVLAIGILVDDAIVVVENVERIMAEEGLSPREATVKAMEQITGAVIGITLVLMAVFVPMAFFPGSVGIMYQQFSASMVVSIGFSAFLALSLTPALCATLLKPIEQGHGHAKGGFFGWFNGWFGRVTSRYSAATRWVVARGGRFMIIYVLLLAGLGYSLWRLPGGFLPVDDQGFVMVDVLTPPDASTNRTLDVIKTVEKTLADTPGIDTVSFIAGFSFYGQGSNTAQAFVTLKDWSERSRNESADALIARLNPELSKIRDAEVSVLAPPPIDNLGNTSGFSFRLQDRSQRGYDALMAAKDQLFAAAANSPVLGKLSVEGLPPAPLVRLEIDRAKAAALGVTFAAINGALSTSLGSNYINDFLNLGRMQRVVVQANDDKRTKPEHLLTYSVRNNAGEMVPFSSFARIAWSVGPTQVVGFDGYPSVRITGNPKPGYTSGDAIAEMERLMGTLPKGFGYAWTGQSLQEKLAGSQAAFLLGLSILFVFLCLAALYESWAIPFAVMLAVPLGLIGSVAAAWLRGLPNDVYFTVGVITIIGLSAKNAILIIEFAKDLRARGTPLIEATVTACELRFRPIIMTSLAFILGVVPLVIATGASGASQQALGTGVLGGMLTATFLAVFWVPVFFVMVIRFFTRHKEAIAETPKVELPSAAH; from the coding sequence ATGTCACGCTTCTTCATCGCACGTCCGATCTTTGCCTGGGTCGTGGCGATCTTCATCTGTCTCGGCGGAATCCTGGCGATTCCGTTTCTGCCCGTCGCGCAATACCCGATCATCGCGCCGCCGTCGATCTCGATCTCCACGTCCTATCCGGGCGCGTCGACCGAGAACCTGTATTACAGCGTCACGCGCCTGATCGAGGAGGAGCTGAACGGCGCCTCCGGCATCCTGAACTATGAATCGACCAGCGACACCACCGGCGAGGTCGAGATCATCGCCCAGTTCAAGCCCGGCACGGACATCGAGCTCGCGGCCGTCGACGTGCAGAACCGCATCAAGCGCATCGAGCCGCGGCTGCCCGAGGCGGTGCGAAAGCAGGGCGTCGTCATTCTCGAGGCGTCGAGCGCCATCCTGCAATTCGTCACGCTGACCTCGACCGACGGCAGTCTCGACGAGATCGGCCTCGGCGACGTCGCCACGCGCTACGTGCTGCCGGAACTGCGCCGTCTGCCGGGCGTCGGCCGCGCGCGGCTGTTCGCGACCGAGCGCGCGATGCGGATCTGGCTCGATCCCGACAAGCTGCTCGGCCTCGGCCTGACCGCGCAGGACGTCGACGCCGCGATCGCGGCGCAGAACTCGCAGGTCGCCTCCGGCATTCTCGGCGTGCCGCCGTCGCCGTCGACGCAGCGCACGCAGAACATGGTGCTGGTCAAGGGCCAGCTCGAATCGCCGGAGGAGTTCGGCAACATCGTGCTGCGCGCCAATCTCAACGGCTCGACCGTCAAGCTGTCCGACGTGGCCAAGATCGAGGTCGGCGGCCTGACCTACGCGTTCTCGTCCTGGCTCGACGGCAAGCCGGCGGCCGCGGTCGCGGTGCAGCTGGCGCCGACCGGCAACGCGCTCGCCACCGCCAAGGCGGTCAAGACGCGGATGGCCGAGCTCGCGGGCTTCTTTCCGCCCGGCGTCAAATACGAAGTGTCCTACGACATCACCCCGGTTATCGCCGCCTCGGTCAAGAAGGTGCTGATGACGCTCGGCGAAGCGGTCGTGCTGGTGTTCCTGGTGATGTTCCTGTTCCTGCAGAACATCCGCTACACGCTGATCCCGACCATCGTGGTGCCGATCGCGCTGCTCGGCACCTGCGCGGTGCTGCTCAGCCTCGGCTTCTCCATCAACGTGCTGACCATGTTCGGCATGGTGCTCGCGATCGGCATCCTGGTCGACGACGCCATCGTCGTGGTCGAGAACGTCGAGCGCATCATGGCGGAGGAGGGGCTGTCGCCCCGCGAGGCGACCGTGAAGGCGATGGAGCAGATCACCGGCGCGGTCATCGGCATCACGCTGGTGCTGATGGCGGTGTTCGTGCCGATGGCGTTCTTCCCCGGCTCGGTCGGCATCATGTATCAGCAGTTCTCCGCCTCGATGGTGGTGTCGATCGGTTTCTCGGCGTTCCTGGCGCTGTCGCTGACGCCGGCCTTGTGCGCGACGCTGCTCAAGCCGATCGAGCAGGGCCATGGCCACGCCAAGGGCGGCTTCTTCGGCTGGTTCAACGGCTGGTTCGGCCGGGTGACCAGCCGCTACAGCGCAGCGACGCGCTGGGTGGTGGCGCGCGGCGGCCGGTTCATGATCATCTACGTGCTGCTGCTGGCGGGGCTCGGCTATTCGCTGTGGCGGCTGCCCGGCGGCTTCCTGCCGGTCGACGACCAGGGCTTCGTGATGGTCGACGTGCTGACGCCGCCCGACGCCAGCACCAACCGCACGCTCGACGTGATCAAGACAGTCGAGAAGACGCTCGCCGACACGCCCGGCATCGACACGGTGTCGTTCATCGCCGGCTTCAGCTTCTACGGTCAGGGCTCCAACACGGCGCAGGCCTTTGTCACCCTGAAGGACTGGTCGGAGCGCAGTCGCAACGAGAGCGCGGACGCGCTGATCGCGCGCCTCAATCCGGAGCTTTCCAAGATTCGCGATGCCGAAGTGTCGGTGCTGGCGCCGCCGCCGATCGACAATCTCGGCAACACCTCGGGCTTCAGCTTCCGCCTGCAGGATCGTTCGCAGCGCGGCTATGACGCGCTGATGGCGGCCAAGGACCAGCTGTTCGCGGCAGCCGCGAACTCACCGGTGCTCGGCAAGCTCAGCGTCGAAGGACTGCCGCCGGCGCCGCTGGTGCGGCTCGAGATCGATCGCGCCAAGGCCGCTGCGCTCGGCGTGACCTTCGCGGCGATCAACGGCGCGCTGTCGACCAGCCTCGGCTCGAACTACATCAACGACTTCCTCAATCTCGGCCGCATGCAACGTGTCGTCGTGCAGGCCAACGACGACAAGCGCACCAAGCCGGAGCATCTCTTGACCTACAGCGTGCGCAACAATGCCGGCGAGATGGTGCCGTTCTCGTCCTTCGCGCGCATTGCCTGGTCGGTCGGACCCACGCAAGTGGTCGGCTTCGACGGCTATCCTTCGGTGCGCATCACCGGCAACCCCAAGCCCGGCTACACCTCGGGCGACGCGATCGCCGAGATGGAGCGGCTGATGGGTACCTTGCCCAAGGGGTTCGGCTATGCCTGGACCGGCCAGTCGCTGCAGGAGAAGCTCGCGGGATCGCAGGCCGCGTTCCTGCTCGGCCTGTCGATCCTGTTCGTCTTCCTGTGCCTGGCCGCGCTGTATGAAAGCTGGGCGATCCCGTTCGCCGTCATGCTCGCGGTGCCGCTCGGCCTGATCGGCTCGGTCGCCGCCGCCTGGCTGCGCGGCCTGCCCAACGACGTCTACTTCACGGTCGGCGTCATCACCATCATCGGCCTGTCGGCGAAGAACGCCATCCTGATCATCGAGTTCGCCAAGGATCTGCGGGCCCGCGGCACGCCGCTGATCGAGGCGACGGTGACGGCCTGCGAGCTCCGCTTCCGGCCGATCATCATGACCTCGCTGGCCTTCATCCTCGGCGTCGTGCCGCTGGTGATTGCCACCGGCGCGAGCGGCGCGAGCCAGCAGGCGCTCGGCACCGGCGTGCTCGGCGGCATGCTCACCGCGACCTTCCTCGCCGTGTTCTGGGTACCGGTGTTCTTCGTAATGGTGATCCGCTTCTTCACCCGCCACAAGGAAGCGATTGCCGAGACGCCGAAGGTGGAGTTGCCGTCGGCGGCGCATTGA
- a CDS encoding efflux RND transporter periplasmic adaptor subunit: protein MLRDKLIRSAGATICAVSVMTLAACTDQGGTAAPHASNAPEVGVVKLESAPVTLTKDLPGRITSMRIAEVRPRVSGIVIERSFQQGGMVDAGAVLYRIDPAPFEVELEKARAALAKAEAVLYQADRQEDRLKNLLKGEATTQAQYELAVAAERQAQADVAAQKAAVAQAQLNLDWATVRAPISGRIGRALVTEGALVNPNETTHLATIQQLDPVYADFTQSVDELNQLRRDLAEGRLKSVSREAARVRLLFDDGSMYKHPGRLLFSDVSVDPGTAKVTLRGEFPNPEGELLPGMYVRVQIEEAIDAAGLVVPSQAVQRTTAGGSAVYVVNNEGRANLQPVRLGRALNGGMLVEDGLKPGWRVVVDGFQKFAPGSAVTPVPWQAAGAGKPSASN, encoded by the coding sequence ATGCTGAGAGATAAGTTGATCCGTTCCGCTGGCGCGACAATCTGCGCCGTCTCCGTGATGACGCTTGCGGCTTGCACAGACCAGGGCGGCACAGCTGCGCCGCATGCGTCCAATGCGCCCGAGGTTGGCGTCGTCAAGCTCGAATCGGCGCCGGTGACGTTGACGAAGGATCTCCCGGGACGCATCACCTCGATGCGCATCGCCGAGGTTCGGCCGCGCGTCAGCGGCATCGTGATCGAGCGCAGCTTCCAGCAGGGCGGCATGGTGGACGCCGGCGCGGTGCTGTACCGCATCGATCCGGCCCCGTTCGAGGTCGAGCTGGAGAAGGCGCGCGCCGCACTCGCCAAGGCGGAGGCCGTGCTCTACCAGGCGGACCGTCAGGAAGATCGCCTGAAGAACCTGTTGAAGGGCGAGGCCACCACCCAGGCGCAGTATGAGCTCGCGGTCGCCGCAGAGCGCCAGGCGCAGGCCGACGTCGCTGCCCAGAAAGCGGCCGTCGCGCAGGCGCAGCTCAATCTCGACTGGGCCACGGTGCGGGCGCCGATCTCCGGACGCATCGGGCGGGCGCTGGTGACCGAGGGCGCGCTGGTCAATCCGAACGAGACGACGCATCTCGCCACCATCCAGCAGCTCGATCCCGTCTATGCCGACTTCACGCAATCCGTGGACGAGCTGAATCAGCTGCGGCGCGATCTCGCCGAAGGCCGCCTGAAGAGCGTGTCGCGGGAGGCGGCGCGCGTCCGCCTGCTGTTCGATGACGGCTCGATGTACAAACATCCCGGCCGGCTGTTGTTCTCCGACGTCAGCGTCGATCCGGGCACCGCGAAGGTGACCCTGCGCGGCGAGTTCCCCAATCCCGAGGGCGAACTGCTTCCGGGCATGTATGTGCGGGTCCAGATCGAGGAGGCGATCGACGCTGCGGGCCTCGTCGTGCCGTCGCAGGCCGTGCAGCGGACGACGGCCGGCGGCAGCGCTGTCTACGTTGTCAACAATGAGGGACGCGCGAATCTTCAGCCGGTGCGGCTCGGACGCGCGCTGAACGGCGGCATGCTGGTCGAGGACGGTCTGAAGCCGGGCTGGCGCGTCGTGGTCGACGGCTTCCAGAAGTTCGCGCCCGGCAGTGCCGTCACGCCGGTGCCGTGGCAGGCCGCCGGCGCCGGCAAGCCGTCCGCCTCGAATTGA
- a CDS encoding carbohydrate ABC transporter permease, with the protein MTDQTGLSGLVDRAALVTPPAMVRRVRGLSERAIAWLFITPTMLLLLAINIFPLIWTIRLSFTNYRANRPNATVLDVGLANYQSILTDPDVWAAMTVTARFVFWSILIQTVLGFALAWLIDKKFRGHGLWTTLILLPMMLSPAVVGNFWTFLYQPQTGLFNYVVSAVTGAPASSFQMLAQVPLAPWAIVIVDTWMWTPYVMLICLAGLRSIPDYIYEAAEVDRASPWRQFWSITLPMALPFIMLAVLFRGIENFKMFDMVNLLTGGGPGSTTEVASITLKREAFEKWRTGYSSAFAIILFVTVFGLANIYVKALNRVKSR; encoded by the coding sequence ATGACCGACCAAACCGGATTGAGCGGCCTCGTCGACCGCGCCGCCCTGGTGACGCCGCCCGCAATGGTTCGTCGCGTGCGCGGCCTGTCGGAGCGCGCCATCGCCTGGCTGTTCATCACGCCGACCATGCTGCTGCTGCTTGCGATCAACATCTTTCCGTTGATCTGGACGATTCGCCTGTCATTCACCAACTATCGCGCCAACCGTCCGAACGCGACGGTGCTCGATGTCGGGCTTGCCAACTACCAGTCCATCCTGACCGACCCCGACGTGTGGGCCGCGATGACGGTGACGGCGCGCTTCGTGTTCTGGAGCATCCTGATTCAGACCGTGCTCGGCTTCGCGCTGGCTTGGCTGATCGACAAGAAGTTTCGCGGCCATGGTCTGTGGACCACCTTGATCCTGCTGCCGATGATGCTGTCGCCCGCGGTTGTCGGCAACTTCTGGACTTTCCTTTACCAACCGCAGACCGGCCTGTTCAATTACGTCGTCTCGGCCGTGACCGGCGCGCCGGCATCCTCGTTCCAGATGCTCGCACAGGTGCCGCTGGCGCCCTGGGCGATCGTCATCGTCGATACCTGGATGTGGACGCCTTACGTGATGCTGATCTGCCTCGCCGGCCTGCGCTCGATCCCGGACTATATCTACGAGGCGGCGGAGGTCGATCGCGCCTCGCCGTGGCGGCAGTTCTGGTCGATCACCTTGCCGATGGCGCTGCCCTTCATCATGCTCGCGGTGCTGTTCCGCGGCATCGAGAATTTCAAGATGTTCGACATGGTGAACCTGCTCACAGGTGGGGGGCCTGGCTCGACCACGGAGGTGGCCTCGATCACCCTCAAGCGCGAGGCGTTCGAGAAATGGCGGACCGGTTACTCCTCGGCCTTTGCCATCATCCTGTTCGTCACCGTGTTCGGTCTCGCCAACATCTACGTCAAGGCGCTCAACCGGGTGAAAAGCCGATGA